The following proteins are encoded in a genomic region of Magnolia sinica isolate HGM2019 chromosome 1, MsV1, whole genome shotgun sequence:
- the LOC131225634 gene encoding disease resistance protein At4g27190-like produces the protein MNLMQFLIPIVSPIVQIILFFLGLLLAPVVEIRSLSDLNYNIEALLRETENLKSKRDDVLRTIQQGKRQGKTTTNKAENWLEDVNNVLVEVLMIKLDFDLKKTILNGHFTNYIARYKLARWAVRKLDDVKELNKKSLDDLITRPPPSRVVHMPTTATNSQTTSQRTVDEIWQCLQDDENWIICVYGMGGVGKTTLMKSVNNRLIGTQDFDVVVWITVSKEFNMERIQKEIGNSLGVYFSDDEPKRVILFSALKDLKYMLILDDLWHEFELEEAGIPKPNGQNGCKIVITTRFIQVGNAIEADKHIRVNTLTSEESWNLFCEKAGYVARMPQIRPLAEQVATECGGLPLAIITVGCAMRHKEKKELWLDALRSLRGSAPEIPGMEPKVFLSLKLSYDHLDDDKYKHCFLYCALFPEDYSIKI, from the coding sequence ATGAATCTAATGCAATTTCTCATTCCCATTGTAAGTCCCATTGTCCAAATAATTCTTTTCTTTCTCGGTCTACTTCTCGCTCCAGTTGTAGAAATCAGATCTCTCTCTGACCTCAATTACAACATCGAGGCCTTATTAAGAGAGACGGAGAACCTCAAAAGCAAGCGCGATGACGTTCTCAGGACAATCCAACAAGGCAAGAGACAAGGAAAGACCACAACAAACAAAGCTGAGAACTGGCTAGAAGATGTGAACAATGTCCTGGTCGAAGTCCTTATGATCAAATTGGATTTCGATCTGAAGAAGACCATCTTGAATGGTCATTTCACTAATTACATCGCTCGTTATAAATTGGCTAGATGGGCCGTTAGGAAGCTCGACGACGTTAAAGAATTGAACAAGAAGTCTCTTGATGATCTGATCACAAGGCCTCCACCATCAAGGGTGGTGCACATGCCCACTACAGCAACAAATAGTCAGACCACATCGCAGCGAACTGTAGATGAGATATGGCAATGTTTACAAGACGATGAGAATTGGATCATTTGCGTGTATGGAATGGGTGGAGTAGGAAAAACTACTCTCATGAAATCTGTCAACAACAGGCTCATCGGAACCCAAGACTTCGACGTCGTTGTGTGGATAACTGTATCCAAGGAATTCAATATGGAGAGGATCCAAAAAGAAATTGGGAACTCGTTGGGTGTGTACTTTTCCGACGATGAACCAAAGAGAGTGATTCTCTTTTCTGCATTGAAGGACTTGAAGTACATGCTAATCTTAGATGATCTGTGgcatgagtttgagttggaggAAGCTGGGATTCCCAAGCCAAATGGGCAAAACGGATGCAAAATTGTCATAACTACTCGATTTATTCAAGTGGGCAATGCAATTGAGGCTGACAAACATATAAGAGTAAATACTCTTACGAGCGAGGAATCGTGGAATTTGTTCTGCGAGAAAGCTGGGTATGTGGCTCGCATGCCTCAAATTCGACCATTAGCTGAGCAGGTTGCCACTGAATGTGGTGGTTTGCCACTCGCGATCATTACGGTGGGATGTGCTATGCGtcacaaggagaagaaagagctGTGGCTTGATGCATTGAGATCGTTGAGGGGATCTGCACCTGAGATTCCAGGTATGGAGCCTAAAGTGTTCCTTTCTCTGAAACTTAGTTATGAccacttagatgatgataagTACAAGCATTGCTTCTTGTATTGTGCTCTATTTCCAGAAGATTAtagcataaaaatatga
- the LOC131225713 gene encoding disease resistance protein At4g27190-like — protein MEGLIDNVENLEDASNKGHAIIERINEACLLEDNSEELWQSSGMYVKMHDLIRDLAIWITSPRSHEESKFLVRVRAELKVPPREEMWEEMQRISLMWNQIEELPIRPNCPMLVSLSLKNNLELKIIPSSFFELMPKLQILDLSYTAIQSLPMSLSLLVNLHALILKHYRSLVVLPPFGELKELEFIDLSYSAISNLPTGFGNLVKLKKLNLSSLDWLRRIAHNVISRLLNLEDLRLLKTCVNWASDAVSQEVSSATLGEAATLKRLTTFKITIPDIDCLEHDVFHRCWPSLRKFTFYIGSDNWFSDKLCCEKSVQIYGCDHFPHGSKVMIEHAEALGFEKCSGLTRVSQVAGNSKNLRQLHIHDFTGMNCVIDWRDVGDGALQRLEMLYLDQLLNLKTPFEGAVPQRSLQNLRSIEVSICGKLRCLFSSSVIEHLELLEELKVRSCYEMEEIVEGDMLPDNAFPGLRELRLERLYNLTRIISSTASAFMSLQKMEVYRCPLLKKLPFCTSIQMIKGQSEWWDAMEWEDEHNKYAKSSDLQVRHLQLHMFLQVRDFFAGAFAVYLEPWHLLESETFGQEIIQQTGITFESQFQ, from the exons ATGGAAGGGCTTATCGACAATGTTGAAAACTTAGAAGATGCATCAAACAAGGGACACGCCATCATTGAAAGAATCAATGAGGCATGCCTTCTGGAGGACAATTCAGAAGAACTATGGCAATCCAGTGGTATGTATGTCAAGATGCATGATTTGATTCGTGACTTGGCGATATGGATTACATCTCCGCGGTCCCATGAAGAATCAAAATTTCTTGTGAGAGTTCGTGCGGAGCTAAAGGTGCCACCCAGGGAGGAGATGTGGGAGGAGATGCAAAGGATTTCATTGATGTGGAATCAAATAGAGGAGCTTCCGATTCGGCCCAATTGTCCTATGTTGGTCTCCTTGTCGCTTAAAAACAATCTCGAATTAAAGATAATTCCTAGTAGCTTCTTCGAGCTCATGCCAAAACTTCAGATTCTTGATCTAAGCTACACCGCCATTCAATCGCTTCCAATGTCCTTGTCTTTGTTAGTGAATTTACATGCACTGATTTTGAAACATTATAGAAGTTTAGTTGTGCTACCACCATTCGGAGAGCTAAAAGAACTCGAATTCATTGATCTCTCTTACTCTGCCATCAGCAATCTGCCTACGGGCTTTGGAAATTTAGTGAAGCTTAAGAAATTGAATCTATCAAGCTTGGATTGGCTCAGAAGAATTGCACACAATGTAATCTCTAGACTGTTGAATCTAGAGGATCTAAGACTGCTTAAAACGTGTGTGAACTGGGCCTCAGATGCTGTTTCACAAGAAGTAAGCAGTGCTACGCTAGGCGAGGCAGCAACCTTGAAACGCTTGACTACTTTCAAAATCACAATACCTGACATTGATTGCCTGGAGCATGATGTGTTCCATCGATGCTGGCCAAGCTTGAGAAAATTCACTTTTTACATTGGTTCCGATAATTGGTTCAGTGACAAGTTATGTTGCGAGAAGTCCGTGCAGATATATGGTTGTGACCATTTCCCTCATGGAAGCAAGGTGATGATAGAGCATGCGGAAGCCTTGGGTTTCGAGAAATGCAGTGGTCTAACACGGGTTTCTCAAGTTGCGGGCAACTCGAAGAACTTAAGACAGCTTCATATCCACGATTTCACTGGAATGAATTGTGTTATAGACTGGAGAGACGTGGGAGATGGTGCGCTCCAAAGGTTAGAGATGTTGTACCTTGATCAGTTACTGAACTTGAAAACACCATTCGAGGGGGCAGTCCCACAAAGAAGCCTTCAAAACCTAAGATCCATAGAGGTTTCAATCTGTGGCAAGTTGAGGTGTCTATTCTCTTCCAGTGTGATAGAACATCTAGAGTTGTTGGAGGAACTTAAAGTGCGATCGTGTTATGAAATGGAGGAAATTGTTGAAGGGGACATGTTGCCAGACAATGCATTTCCAGGATTACGCGAACTGAGGCTAGAGAGATTATATAATTTAACAAGAATTATCTCTAGTACAGCATCGGCTTTTATGAGCTTGCAAAAGATGGAGGTGTATAGATGTCCATTATTGAAGAAGTTGCCCTTCTGCACTAGCATACAGATGATCAAAGGACAGAGTGAATGGTGGGATGCTATGGAGTGGGAAGATGAGCATAACAA ATATGCCAAGAGTTCTGATTTGCAGGTTAGACACTTACAGCTACATATGTTTTTACAGGTTAGAGATTTTTTTGCTG GTGCATTTGCTGTGTATTTGGAGCCATGGCATTTGCTGGAATCGGAGACTTTTGGACAGGAGATAATTCAGCAGACTGGGATCACCTTTGAGTCTCAGTTCCAATGA